From a single Photobacterium gaetbulicola Gung47 genomic region:
- a CDS encoding cell division protein ZipA (COG0563), translating into MTGKLYFFCGKMGAGKSTKSKQVSIERNAVLLSEDEWLAALYPNKVASFQDYIHYSGLMKPLVRSHVQRILLTGTNVVLDFPANTQSQRTWFLSLASEVNANHELIYLQVSNEQCLRQIAKRRAEQPERAAFDNEEMFNHITQFFEAPDSSEGIMITVVSNG; encoded by the coding sequence ATGACCGGGAAGCTGTATTTCTTCTGCGGCAAGATGGGGGCGGGAAAGTCTACCAAGTCCAAGCAAGTTAGCATTGAGCGAAATGCTGTCTTGCTATCGGAAGATGAATGGTTGGCAGCGCTTTATCCCAATAAGGTTGCTTCGTTCCAAGATTACATCCACTATTCAGGTTTGATGAAACCATTAGTCCGGAGCCATGTTCAACGCATTCTATTAACTGGCACCAATGTGGTATTGGATTTTCCTGCTAATACCCAAAGCCAACGGACTTGGTTCTTATCTCTAGCCTCTGAAGTTAATGCCAATCATGAACTTATTTACCTGCAGGTAAGTAACGAGCAATGTCTCAGGCAGATAGCGAAAAGGCGAGCCGAACAACCGGAGCGGGCAGCGTTTGATAATGAAGAAATGTTCAACCATATTACTCAGTTTTTCGAGGCTCCTGACAGCAGCGAAGGTATCATGATAACTGTTGTTTCAAACGGGTAG
- a CDS encoding hypothetical protein (COG2850), producing the protein MRIISTSLSAFKSKTMYQLTFSFEAFLAEFWQKKPTIIKGGFNKFTDPISPDELAGLAMEEEVDSRYIAKHGNEWEVKHGPLTFDNVPKDNWSFVVQAANHWHEGAASLVTPFRQLPNWLFDDLMISYSTPGGGVGPHIDQYDVFIVQGSGKRRWRVGPQKEDYEEKHGHPALRQIKDFEPILDDVLEPGDILYIPPGFPHDGYAIETAMSFSIGFRSPKKQELLSSFADYVIANEVGDVHYHNPDLPARKTPGAIMASERADMEAMMRSLLDHPEMIKQWMGEHLSQNRHELDIIAADPPWQAAEVYQFLESGEVLKRLGGLRAFYYPEQPHQLFINGESYQLPEECGTAATYLCDAETISQDKLGKLIDHPAFIALLTQLINYGYWYPVE; encoded by the coding sequence ATGCGTATAATCTCAACATCATTGTCAGCGTTTAAAAGCAAAACTATGTATCAGCTCACCTTCTCTTTCGAAGCGTTCCTTGCCGAATTCTGGCAAAAGAAACCCACTATCATCAAAGGTGGATTCAATAAGTTTACCGATCCTATCAGTCCTGACGAGTTGGCAGGCCTTGCCATGGAAGAAGAGGTCGACTCTCGCTATATCGCCAAGCACGGCAACGAGTGGGAGGTCAAACATGGCCCGCTTACTTTCGACAACGTGCCAAAAGATAACTGGTCCTTCGTGGTACAGGCCGCTAACCACTGGCATGAGGGGGCGGCCAGCTTAGTAACGCCTTTTCGCCAATTACCGAACTGGTTGTTCGATGACCTGATGATCAGCTATTCCACTCCAGGCGGCGGTGTCGGCCCGCACATCGACCAATACGATGTCTTCATCGTACAAGGTTCGGGTAAGCGGCGCTGGCGCGTAGGGCCTCAAAAAGAAGACTACGAAGAAAAGCATGGCCATCCGGCACTTCGCCAGATCAAAGATTTCGAGCCTATTCTTGACGATGTCCTCGAGCCGGGCGATATCCTCTATATTCCGCCGGGCTTCCCGCACGACGGCTATGCCATCGAGACGGCGATGAGTTTTTCTATCGGCTTTCGCTCACCGAAGAAACAAGAGTTACTCAGCAGCTTTGCCGATTATGTGATTGCCAACGAGGTGGGTGATGTCCATTACCACAACCCTGATTTACCGGCTCGCAAAACACCAGGGGCAATCATGGCCAGCGAGCGCGCCGATATGGAAGCCATGATGCGCAGCCTGTTAGATCACCCTGAGATGATAAAACAGTGGATGGGTGAACACCTCAGCCAAAATCGCCACGAACTTGATATCATTGCCGCTGATCCACCATGGCAAGCCGCTGAAGTCTACCAGTTTCTCGAAAGTGGTGAAGTGCTAAAACGACTGGGTGGCCTCCGGGCGTTTTACTACCCCGAACAACCGCACCAGCTCTTTATCAATGGTGAAAGCTACCAACTACCAGAAGAGTGCGGCACGGCGGCGACCTACCTGTGCGATGCTGAAACCATCAGTCAGGATAAGCTGGGCAAACTCATCGATCATCCGGCCTTTATCGCCTTACTGACCCAGCTGATCAACTACGGATAC
- a CDS encoding hypothetical protein (COG0073,COG0143), giving the protein MSWQWIICEKERAALFREMGHHWLMLKVISWVIQSFTAKLSRKRTKMKPAPIKELITFEDFEKLDIRVGTITAVAEVEKSRKLMKLTVDFGDHVRSILAGIKQERENPFEIEGKQALFVVNLPEQKMAGEVSQGMLFDIGYADKLTPCLAIPEATIPNGSRAG; this is encoded by the coding sequence ATGTCGTGGCAGTGGATTATTTGCGAAAAAGAGCGAGCAGCACTGTTTCGTGAGATGGGCCATCATTGGCTAATGCTTAAAGTGATAAGCTGGGTAATTCAATCTTTTACAGCGAAATTGTCGAGAAAGAGAACGAAAATGAAACCTGCACCTATTAAAGAACTAATCACGTTCGAAGACTTTGAAAAACTGGATATCCGAGTTGGCACGATCACAGCTGTTGCTGAAGTTGAAAAATCGAGGAAGCTGATGAAGCTGACAGTGGATTTTGGCGATCACGTTCGCTCTATCCTTGCCGGGATAAAGCAAGAGCGTGAAAACCCTTTTGAGATTGAAGGCAAGCAAGCCTTGTTCGTGGTGAATTTACCCGAGCAAAAAATGGCCGGTGAGGTATCTCAGGGAATGCTGTTTGATATTGGCTACGCTGACAAGTTGACACCTTGCCTCGCTATACCGGAAGCCACAATTCCGAATGGCAGCCGAGCGGGCTAG
- a CDS encoding alkylphosphonate utilization operon protein (COG2824), whose amino-acid sequence MSFPPCPVCNSEFVYPDQNQLICPECAHEWNPSEPSGEEEFTVKDANGTLLAEGDKITLAKDLKVKGSSMVMKIGTKAVIRRIVEGKDHQLDCKVDGAGEMMVTAKFVKKA is encoded by the coding sequence ATGTCTTTCCCTCCTTGCCCTGTTTGTAACTCTGAGTTTGTGTACCCGGATCAAAACCAGCTGATCTGTCCCGAGTGTGCGCATGAATGGAACCCGTCTGAGCCTTCTGGCGAAGAGGAGTTTACCGTTAAAGATGCCAACGGCACATTGTTGGCTGAAGGGGATAAAATTACGCTAGCCAAAGATCTCAAAGTAAAGGGGAGCTCTATGGTGATGAAGATTGGCACCAAGGCGGTCATTCGTCGGATCGTTGAAGGCAAGGATCATCAACTGGACTGCAAAGTTGATGGCGCGGGCGAAATGATGGTAACGGCGAAGTTCGTGAAAAAAGCCTAA